CCATTCTGAGCATGGAGCCGTGTGGGACCACTTCagttgcagttttgtgaaactgGCCGTGCTACCACATGTTACTTGTGTGCAATGACCTGACTTCTctgtggcctcagtttcctcatcagtgatATAGATATTGAAAAAACCATACAGGGTTTTTGTAAGACTCAAATAACATACTTTGTGCTAAGTACTTAGCGAAGCATGTGGCATGGTATAAGTCTCGACATGTTAAGTAAAATTAGTGTAAGCcggaaataaaattctaaggctccCAACCATCTGAGTGTTTCATAGGAAAACGTTGTAGCATTTTCATTTGCGCTTGTTCCACCTTCTCCCTGACCTGGTGGCGGCATTGCACCCAGCAGCCTGCATCCCATGTGTGGAACCCTGGTACCTGGTTCCGGAAGGAGAGAGCAGAGCTTATTCAAAAATCATGGTTTTCATTGGTTCTAACCCGTCTAGGGGCTTCCTGAAGGACAGAAGCAAAATGCTCCTCTCTGTTTGACCTAACAGGGAAGTCAGGGCAGAAAAAGCTTGGGCAGCTCCTGAAAACCTTATAAGGCAAATCAAAAAACTGCAACTGCGTGAGGCAGAAACTACAGTTGAAACCTATAGCAGATAACCCAAAACCTGGGGGATACGCTGGCGGACAGGCCATTTGGGAAATTAGATCATTCGGAAGCAGTCATGTACCCTGGGGATTGTCAAAAGCCAGGTGCGTGCCCAGGATTGGATGCATGCTCAGGAAAGACCCGAGAAGACCCTAAGCTTCCACCAGCTGATCTCTGGACTCAGTCTAAACAGGAAGTGACAGCCAAGACAGAGTTGTAAGTGGCCTGGCTGAGGTTTCAAGGAGCGCCACAGCCCAGAGCGAATCCACAAAGGCTGACAGAggaactttttgctttttttttttttttttttttttaagctctggGCTGTCAAGGGAATTGCTGTCAAAatacaagcagaaaacaaactaaAGGAACAGAGAATTCAGTGGCCACACGTGACAACGAATGCAGGCTCTCCCAAAAGAGTTTGGAAAACCCTCTAGACAAATCAATGACTGCAGCTTTCAGAAATCAGCAACTGCAAATCCTGGAGAAGGTAGAGGATCTAATATTCAGTGTTACCACATTACCACAATCAAAGACCTAGTTTTCAGCAGCAACAAAAGAATCCAAAAGCCTACAAGGAAACTTGAAAGTATGGCCCATTCAAAGGAAAATTGCAAACTGACAACTCAATGGTAGTTTCTCAAAAAGAAGAGTGTTTCCTCCTGTTCATAGAGTTGGAGCTATAAAATGATATGAGGACAGAACATTCCATTGTGCTCAACATTATGAACACCATGGTGACCTTTGAGAGAGCCATTTCATTGGGATTTGGGGGACAAGAATGAGTTTTAGGATGAATAGGTGATGAAGTAATGACAAGTGTGGAGAGCTCCAAGTTTCATTGTGAATGGAAGGAGATGAGGTAGTGGGTGCAGGGTAAAATGGAGAAGACGGAGGGTGCTTTGAGCGTTTGATTGttgatttttatcattataaGGTTTTCATGACCAGTGCGTGATTTAGTGCTATTGGAAAGATATATTTGGAAGGACAGGTTGAAGTTGACAGGGGCAATCAGGAGAGTAAATGGATGATGGATACCATAAGATTCCTGGGAAGATAGGAGCAGTGAGATTCAAAGCACACATTGAAGGATTACCCGGAAAGAGCAGGAGGGACGTTCTGTCATAAATGGAGGAAAGGCAACAACTTGTACCTGTACATGCAGGTAGGTGTTTACAATTGCTGGTAGGAAATGGAGAGAGTCCTTCCTGAGGTCTTGGATTTTCTCAGGAAAATAGGAGGTGCGGCCAGCTTCTGAGAGTGAGGGAAAGGAGATCAGGGGTTTCCAGAGTCGTACAGTTGTGTAATAAATGGTCATTACAGGTAGTTGGAGAGAGAGCTGGTTGGGAAAATACAGTAGACTAACTGACCCCCATATAGGGCTTGGTTGGGGTTGATGTCTACGATTGTCCGTGGTACTGCTCTCTGGACTCATCTGACTTTTCCCCAGTCTTCTGCTGTTTCTTGACTTCAGGCCTAAGTTCATCCGGTCTTTGATAAGGGAACGTTTCTGGGTTGGATGACTGAGCAATGCTAGAGTACTCAGTTGAAGCATTAAATACAGGGGCGTGCACACATTTGCAGGTGAGGGGAGTGCACTGAGAGATAGATCTGCGTTTGAGGTGCTTGTGAAAACATCCAGGATGTACAGAAGGCAACTGGATGTTTCAGTGTGGTGCTCAGCAATTACTTTCAGACCAGGAATACACGTTTGTGAATCCTCTCAACAATCAGTCAGACGAAGCCATGAGCGTGAGTTAATTCATCCCAGGATGTAGGCAAGATAGCCTGTAAAGAGCTGGCCGAGGACCAAACCTAGGGAATAGTAACACTGAAGAACACAGGGAAACAGAAGTCCAggaaggagatggagagagaaatcTCCAAGGAATAGGATAGTAACTAGGAGAAAAAGTAGAACCACAGACGTGAAGGAAGGACGGAGGGTGATGCTGTGGAGATGTAAGGCCAGATCATAAGGGAGAGAGGAGTCCATTGGGATTCATTAGTTAGGACATCCTTGTTACCTTATGGACAGCTCGGGGTTGGGACAGCTCGGGGGCCCACGTGAATGAAGACAGACTACATGAAATTGAAGAGTGAGGAAGAGAAGTCCAGGGTACTTCATTTAAAAGGAAATGAGGAAGAGTTTGGTAGGTAGAGCGGAAGACAAAGGAAGGTTATTTAGGTTGAAGGATAGTTGAATACATTTTTAGAATCAGGAGAAGGAGACCTTAAAAAGGGAGAAAGTGAAAATGCAGGAGTGACAAACTCCATTTTTATCATTCTAATCTCTTATTCTCAGAGCAACCCTCCAGGGAAGGTAGTAGTATCGCTGTGGCAGCGATGCAGAGTTGGCAGAGGTGAGACAACTGCAAGGGAGAATTTCAGTCACTCGCctgtggtcacacagctagtaagtgggatCCGGGACTTGAACACAGTTATAACTCCAAAATGGTTGCACTCACCAGGGTAACTTGTCACAGATACCTTGAACCTTGttctttcttggaaaaaaaaaaagaaattgacataCTAGACGCAGTACCTTGTTTAAACATTTACCTTCTTAAAGAATCCTCCCCGTACTCTAGTAAGTAATATGAGTTTCACCCTTCCTGGAGTGGCTGTTAATCCCAGGCACTCAGTTGAATGTTTCATATTCATTGTTATTTAATTCCCACAATGTCATGTCAAAGTAGAAGTAGTTACCtcaaagatgaggaaatgaagtttCACAGCGGTCACAGCTCTTGCCAAACTACACGTTAACCATTGATTTCTGCTTCTCATCTCCCAAAAATACATCAGGTTATCAGTGCTTTTCAAAAGTCTCAACCAATTAGTGGACATGAATGTTACTCATGtacatttggaaataaatagAGGTAAGTGTACATAAAGTGGACGATAAATGGTAGTTTTGAAAAAAGACTTTGTTGGCATATAATCCACATGCCATAATCTTCACccatttcaagtgtacaattcaggtgtttttcttttcattctgcatATTCACAAGgttctgcaaccatcaccacaatctcaTTTTAGAACCTTATAATCACCTTGGAAAGAAGCCCCATACACATTAACAGTCACTTCCCACCCTGTTCTCCTTctccaagcaaatggaaatcaaattTCTTAGTCCATAAGTTTACATATACTGGACGTTTTtccaaatggaatcacataatatgtggtcttttgtgattttctttcatGCAGCATCACGTGTTCTAGGCTCACGCATGTTAtggcatgtatcagtatttcatccCTTTTTGTTGCCAAGCCACACTCCCCTGAATGGAGAAACTAAATTCCATCCGTCAGTTCATCAACTGATGGACGCCTGCGCCACTCACAATCTTTGACCACTAGGAATAATGATACCGTGTAtgtttgtgtacaggtttttgtttggACATAgagtttcatttctcttttgtagAAAGCTAAGAGTGGACCTCCTGGGCCATATGGAAATTGTGTTTCTGGTACTGAGGAGCAGCCAAATTCTTTCAAACCAGGCTGCCCTATGTTATagtcccactagcagtgtatgagGACTCCAatctctccacatccttgtcagcagtTGTTATCGCCTGTCTTTTTTATTCTTGTCATCCTACTGAGTGTGAagtggtagctcattgtggttttgatttgcatttccctactgGCTAATGATGATGGTGGGTGGCTTTTCGtgtgcctattggccatttgtatacttTCTTTggcaaaatgtctattcagattctttgctcCTTTTTGAATTTGACTGCTGATTCatcagagttctttgtatatcctGGATACATCTACGATCAGATGCGTTTTCTACGGGTTGTCTAAAAGTCCACGTtatctacttttttgttttgttgcttgtgctttggtGTTGaatgcagacacacacaaaagCCTTTGCCTAAGGGAAGGTCACGACGTAAGACTTACGGAAGAGAAACGTAAGATTTAGTCTTATATTTCCTTATGAGAGTTTTATCACtgtagctcttatatttaggtctctgatctgctttgagttaatttttgtatgtagtgTGAGGTAAGGTCCAATCCATTCTTTTGCATCTAGCGGTCCCTCATCATTTTGTgaaattactttctttctttatttttcaattgacaagtaaacattgtatatatttatggtgtacctCAGGATGCTTGATATCTGTATATGTTGTGGAATTGCcaaatcaaactaattaacacaTTCCACCCTTCACATATttatcagttttttgtttgtttgtttgtgggtaGAAACACCTAAAAGCTACTGTCTTACGAATTTTCAAATAACCAATCTATTGCTATTGAGTATAACCACTATGACTTACAATAGCTCCCTTGAACTTATTCCCCCTGTCTAACAGAAATTTTCTATCCATTGCCAACCCTCCCTATGCCCCCCAACCCTTAACCTCCAGTAGCCACCATttgtactctctgcttctatgagttccaATTTTGAgactccacatataagtgagatcacttgctatttgtctctctgtgcctggcttatttcacttgacctAACAtgctccaggttcattcatgttgccacaaatggcaggatttctttcctttttaaggaggACTCATGTTCCTACCACGTACCCCGCAACTCGGGGAGACAACGTGGCTCCGCCTGAGTTTCTCCTCCCGCcagtaggctgagacaggcgTGCGGCTCGACATGTctctttcttctgtcttgcaGATAGCTCTCTTCCATTGCATTAGGTCCAATATCTTGGAAACCACTGTCATCTCGGTTCTTTCGTTGCTTTGCGGGGGAAGGATCAATGTGGTGTTTTTTTCCTCCAATGTAGCCAGAAATGCAATCTcctgaaacatagtttttaatatCCCATATTTAGCAAGATCTTATTCAGGTTggcagaaagaaaatgggaaagagaATGTTCGTCAAAGTGTCTCTAGGAAAGATTTTCCAGTGTGCAAGAAGATATACTCAGGCAAGATGGTTTTTCCGGTGGACACCCTTGTGCCTGCATGTGATACTGGAAACACTTATTTTAGAGATGCGAGTCCTAAACAACTATCTCTGCGATGCCGGGAGCAAACTCCCTGGGTCTTCTAGAGGCGGGAATTTGCCACCTTGTGATGATGAGAGTTTATCTCAGAGACCATGCGGCTATAATTTGGTTTTCCCCAGCTGGTATCTGCAGCTGCCCCCGGCTGTTAACAATTTCTCCAATGTCCACTCCTGGGTCCGAAGTCACTGTTGCTTACATCTTTTACAGCCTGACCCATGAGAACAGCCTTCACTCACTTCAAGTCTACTATTTAAGTGAGAGACAGTGATGGCATCAACCCCACCAACCGCACACCTCACATTGGGAAGAGCATGCAGACTGTGATAGTGGCTCAGAGTCAAGTCTCAGGAATTGTGGTGGAGTCACAGAAATTGTGGTGCCATTCCCAGAAAAACCTTGATCCTGGTCATAATAGAGGAGGGGAAAGGTATTAGGGTAACTCATTGAGGCATTTACTGCGGAGTCCCAGGCAAAAGCGATAGGGTCTAGCTCCCTTTGGTCCAAATATCGGGGTATAATAACATAAGTTATATTAGGAACAGTGGATGACATTTCTTGACAATTTGACGCATCAGGGCGTGGAGCTCTATATTCTCCTTCCAGCACTTCACTTAAAATGCTCAGCAAATTAAGATATATGTAATTCTGTCGCcgttgtacagatgaggaaaccaaggccaaGAACGGTGTACTGACTTGTCTGACAGAGGGTGCCCTATCGCTGTGCTCCTGCAGGACCCTGTACTTTGCCGACCCGTGCCCCCGTCACACAGTTTTGAATGGAAAAGGCTATCTCTGTTCCTCACGCCATACATTGGGAGATGACAGTGTCTAGGGAAAGTTGGAACTTAATAAGGAACTGGAAGGCCTATGTTCTTCCCTCCTCCTACTTTTTTTGTAGCTGAATTGCTTTTACGCTCAGTTTTTACATCAAAGAAATGTGGATGACGGCTCCTGAGATAGTGGTCCTGGAAGTACTGCCTACACCTCAGGCTGTGTGCAGTTAAGACAAAAGCTGCATGTGGATTTTTGCTCAAACAACAAGAAGACGAATAAAAAGGGCTCATATGCAGTAAGTGCTTATATAGGCTAGGCTCCATCATTCCTTCATGGGCATGCTCTCACTGAAGCCTCACAGAGAAGGTGAATGCAACTTTTAAAACTTGTTGCCATTTCAGGCAGGAACAAGTAGCAGAGTTGGGACACAAGCCCAGGTGGATATCCGTTCAAAGCCTCTGTCCTCAAAATAAGTGTTTTCCAAACTGTGATATGCAGGTTGTTTGTGGCCATAGACACAAGTATATTGGCACATAAAGAAACAACGTGGGGGCTCATGAAATAGCAGAACATCCAATCTACGgtcatttcacatttttatagGAGGCCCGCGTCATGGTGGCGTGCACTGGGCAGCTGGCCACAGGATCTCGGCCAGGGATGAAGAGCTGCTTTTGATGTGAGGAGGAGATAGGGTGAAATGCGTAGAGAGTTGGATCCATGAAAACAGAGAGGGGCCAGGATGAATGGGGCAGAAGTGCCTGAGAGCTACTTTTTTCCCCAGTCCTTACTGACCATGGTATCCAATCACCCTGGCTTTCCAACTTCTTCCTGCCACCTGCCCTCTTGGCATCCATGGGCTTGGTCCTTCCCTTATCAGCgtctcagtttcttcctccaCCAATTGAGATTAACAATAGGTGTTCTGAAAGATTTTAGTGAGTAGTAAATAAAGGAACACACGTGAAGTatttgtgagagagagagagtccttaggtctatttcatatttttcattttcaaaggcaCATGTACAAATTAtgtatcacacctgtaatctcagcactctgggaggccgaggcagtcgggaagcttgagctaaggagttcgagaccagcctggttcacatggtgaaaccccgtctctacaaataatacaagaGATTAGCGggctgtggtggcacgtgcctgtaatcccagctacttgggaggctgaggtgaaaggatcacttgagcaggggaggtgggggctgtagtgagccgagatcgagccactgcactccagcctgggcaccagagcgaatatctgtctcaaaaaataaaacaaaataatagaaattatgtataataataaacattttcattacaTCTGTTTCTAGTTATATTTTATGACCAGTGATATTGTCTTCCATTTGGTTTCATGCTgggaattttcctttttaaacacaTTTCTAAGTCTTTCCTTGACGCTTGTCAGAAAGGAAATTCACCTTCTAGTCTGGAGTTCATCCTAAGATGTCATCTGAAGAGCCAGCATACAAACAAGCGGCCTTTGTGGATCGGTGCCAGATGCGCTCTTCCATTCTACTGAGAGGGGGGtgtttccattcccttccctatGGTATTCTATGGAAGAGCTGAGCTACATTCTAAGAACCTCGCTTGAGCATCTTTACCCAGCTCCACTTTTTGTCCATAGCCTTAAGTCCTTCTCACATTCTGTTTGACACATTCCAAACCCACTGTAAATGCTTGTGGAATGGATGAACAAGTGAACAACGGGCTTAAAAAGGATAGGGGAAGGGACAGTCAGTGGCATGGGGCTAAGGCAGTCCAGCATATGCAACTAGCAGGAAGTTAACGATTTCTGGTGGGGTCAGAGATACCGATGGTCCCGAAGATAATAAGACTTCTACCCTGGGCTGTGTTTGCGTGGGCATGGCCAAGGTCGGCTCCAGGACTAACCAGCCAGCCCCCTTCTGACTGTCGTCTTCCCTCCGTACCTCCAGTCATTCATTTAGTCTGCTCTTGGTCTTGCTCAGAGATAGGAGTCAGTCACCTATTTTGTTTCCTTATTATGTCTTCAATCATACACAGCTGTACACAAACAATATGTGACCCGTTAAACACATCTGAGTGGCCACCATGTGGGAGAACCGAATGAAACATAACCAGCTCCCTAGGAGCCCACTGTGCCAGACTGTATGGCCACAAAAGTATCTCCCATCTCTCGTGCTGTGATAAAAGTTGCCCCGTTCACACCGAGACCTGCGATTTAATCCCCCTCCCACGCTTGAATCTGAAAAGGCTGTGACTCACCTCTAATCAATAGAGTATGACACAGTTGACTCAACATGACTTCTGAGTCTTGCCTATGAGAGGTGATGCAACATTCACCTTGGATACGGAAAAGTGCTGCTTGGAGCCTGAGTCATGAGGTCGGAAGCCTGACTACTGGGAGGCCCACCCTGCTGTGAGGAAGCCAAAGGCCATGGAGTGGTAATACGGAGGCCCTCCACTCGCCAGGCCTAGTCTTCCAGTCCTCTCCATGCAGGCACCAGGGATGTCAGTGAATGAGCCTTCAGATGGTTCCAGTCCCCAGCCAGTCAGGTTTCTGCAGCTGAGGTCCCAGACTCATGTGAAGCAAGCCATATCCACTGTGCCCTTTCTGAATTCCTGCCTCTGAAATTCCATGCATATGATACAACGCTCGTCATTGTATGGACTCACTGTGGGGCcgtttgttacacagcaagagGAACAGGGATGCAGgacaccctcccctccccccacccccactcaaaGCCATTCCTCCTCCATAGAGTTAAACCCTAATCTGATGCTGGCTTAAGTTATTTCACTGCCAGTTCTTCATGGTTTTCCCATGTGTATGGACGCCCCTAAACAGTGCAGTTTCATATTGTCTGGGTGCCTTGATAGGAGTTTTGGGGGCCTGAAATTGAGAAAACAAGCATTCATGGATCAGGTAGTCAAGGCAAGGCACTGTGTTTACCCCGAGAACAAACACTCTGTTAGCTGTTAACATTCTTGAGGAAAGAGCAAGTTGAGGAATCGGGTTTAATCTACTCGATACCGGTTATACAGCGAGCAGGCGGCAGGTCCAGGATTCAAACACAGGTAGTGTGTCCCCAGAGGCCAAATGTGTAAACCCTCTGCTAATTCCTCTCATCAAAAGGTAGGGGACCCTGGGGAAGCTTTCTCTACTACAAAAGCCAGAGTCACCACCACCTTCTGAAATAATCTGAGACCAAGTACCTTCAAAAACCAAGCCTTGCCATAGCCAAGCCGGACTTTATagacacaccaacacacacagtTTCCTAGAAGGTATTTACTGATTTCTATATACTTAACACATGTACAAGGCAGGTATTTCAAAAGATTAAAGAGGGCAGACAGTGCGCAGATGTCTTTCTCATTCCTGTGTGCACAGATGTCTTTCTCATTCCTGTATCCCCATCTCCTTACCCAGAGACACTTTCCAAACAGCAAGCGAAATAGTAACAGCTTTCGCTGTTACAGGAAATAAAGAGTAATGAGGTATGTAACACGACCAAATCTtgaaatatatcattaaaaaacCAGTAAATGGCATAACTCGAATCTAAGCAGTGAAAATATGAACGTCTACCTAAAACTCACAGGTGCGGGAGCGCACGCACACCATAATCAATGGAAGACGTCCTAGCACGTGTTTACAAACTGGTTGTGTGTTGCCGTCCTACACACCAGACGCAAAGCGCTGAAAACAACAAGCCTGTTCACAATAGCACCAGGAACGTACAGTACACAGGAATCATCTGCAGGTGATTTGTGACAACCGTAGGCAGAACAGTAAAAGCGAGAGATACAATGGATGGTTTGAAAAATCAGAGACACTCTTCTTCCTTATCGAATTGCAAGATTAACGTTGTACTACGCAGACAAAGGTGTGTTCAAGATTTGGATCGTAAGCGAGTTCACCGAAAACTAGCGGAGGAGAAGGGCAAATACTGGAAGGGAATCCACGGTTTGACCAGGCCAGAAACACCTCTTTCACAGCATGGGATCTGTGCAGGTACTCGGACGCTCCCCGCAGGGCCGCCCGGGCCGGTTTCAGGCGGGCTTGCGGCCCCAGTCACTGCTCCTGTTCGCGGGGACAGGCAGGGGCTGACTGGGAGGACGTCTTGTGGATGGCCTTGTGCTCCTCGGCGGCCTCCTCCCCCGGGTCGCCACCGCCGACCTCCTCGATGACCACGCTGCGCACGGTGCCCTCGTCCAGGCAGTGCGGGGCGACGCCGTACACGCGGGGGTCAGAGACAGCTGCGTGGAAACTCTGCACCCCGCACCTGCTGCAGAAGCTGTGCAGCGCCGGGTGCGTGTTGGACCGATAGGTGACGATGCTTTCTGCGCCCTGGAGCAGCGTGAAGCGCGAGGCCGGGACGAGGAAGTGGCGGTGCTGCttcttcctgcacagcctgcagctgCAATCCACGACGCGCAGATCTGCAGGGGCCCAGACCGCAAAGCGGACCGCGCCGCAGTGGCAGCCCCCGGTGTGATGCACGAGGCCCGGGTACTCGAAGGTGTCCAGCAGGACCTTGGCGGCGCCCTCGCAGCTGAGGCCCCGCAGCTTCCTGAACGTCTCCCAGCGCTCCCGCTGTGCGCCCAGGTCCAGATCCTTGGGGGACGGGGCGGGCCCCGGCGGGTCCGGGGTTGGCGCGGAGGGCAGCAGGTCTCTGGGGCCCGCCTTCCGGACCCGCCGCCAGCGGCGCTTCCGTCGCCACCTACCCAGCCACCTCTTGGCCGCCGCGTGGCTCCCGACCCCGACTTGGACCCGGGGGTACTGCGCGCGGCTGGCGCCCGTGACCGCGATGGCCGCGCAGGCGGCGGGAGGATCCCCGGGCCGCTTTCGCCTCCGCCGCTGAGCAGTGGTGCGGTTCCTCACTCTGCCCATGGCGCCTGCAGCCTCCGGAGCGCGTGCCCACACCCCACCCTCATTTCCCCGTCAGTCGCTGAGCAGCCTCCTTGCCTGCGCCAGTAGGATTGGCCCCTTGTTGAATGCGATGTAAAGAGACCCTTCCCTTGACCCTATCACAACAGCCTTCGCTGGCCTGAAAGGCAGTCATGAGGCGTTCAGCAAACACCTGCCGGGCACCAGATACCCTCACCTGGGCGCTGGGATGTGGAGATGCATCAGGCTTTCCAAAGCACTCACATTCATTTAGGATCAGGTGTATGCAAATACAGTCCCCAACACCTTGGGATACTTTGCTCTGACAGAAATAAGAACCAGGGGCTCTGGGAACAGAGAGGAACGCCCACACACTGTAATTGGAGGGGCGTGTGGGAGGGGCACGGAAAGACTCTTCTAAAGTCTTCTCGGGGGCTTGATTCTTTTATTCGGCTGTagcgttttatttttcttgtaattttcgTTGCGCTGAAGTCCTCTTTACCTAATGTTGACATACCTACTTCTGCTGTTTTAATTAATGTTTACCTGATGTGACTTTTCCCACCCGTTGTATC
The Gorilla gorilla gorilla isolate KB3781 chromosome X, NHGRI_mGorGor1-v2.1_pri, whole genome shotgun sequence genome window above contains:
- the LOC101145832 gene encoding centromere protein V-like protein 1; the encoded protein is MGRVRNRTTAQRRRRKRPGDPPAACAAIAVTGASRAQYPRVQVGVGSHAAAKRWLGRWRRKRRWRRVRKAGPRDLLPSAPTPDPPGPAPSPKDLDLGAQRERWETFRKLRGLSCEGAAKVLLDTFEYPGLVHHTGGCHCGAVRFAVWAPADLRVVDCSCRLCRKKQHRHFLVPASRFTLLQGAESIVTYRSNTHPALHSFCSRCGVQSFHAAVSDPRVYGVAPHCLDEGTVRSVVIEEVGGGDPGEEAAEEHKAIHKTSSQSAPACPREQEQ